Proteins from a genomic interval of Trichoderma breve strain T069 chromosome 2, whole genome shotgun sequence:
- a CDS encoding sodium/calcium exchanger protein domain-containing protein, with translation MAQTSVVAFNIGAFISTLFLLEFGADKFIAHATAIAGRIGVSEVVIGLLTAGAEWEELAVVVASLAQGRSSLAIGNVVGSAISNILGAFSLGLLCYEKGQPIEFDRSSRIYSLMTLVLTTLVTPIIYFATRITWLVCGPLLVAVFGVYFLLIALAIGRGILTAPEDSDDSDDDDGSSDDASSVGSRTGLLADNSNTNIRQRRNRQRLSYHGFYLSFGFLAICLAGYVISQAAINIIDQLGISDVLFSVIIIAIATTLPEKFIAVMSGYRGHTGILVANCAGSNIFLLSLCCGIIMIDTKGTLKGGNVTVSELAVLWASTAVFTATVWFGARFSRWIGGAMVIGYIAFIVLEFTLIHGVAG, from the exons ATGGCGCAGACAAGCGTGGTTGCGTTTAATATCGGCGCCTTCATCTCAACGCTATTTCTGCTCGAGTTTGGCGCCGATAAGTTTATCGCTCATGCAACTGCAATCGCAGGACGCATAGGCGTGTCGGAGGTGGTTATTGGACTGCTTACAGCAGGTGCAGAATGGGAAGAG cttgctgttgttgtcgCGTCTCTGGCCCAAGGGCGTTCCTCTTTGGCCATTGGTAACGTGGTTGGCTCggccatctccaacatcCTAGGCGCGTTTTCTCTCGGTCTATTATGTTATGAGAAGGGACAGCCGATCGAATTCGATAGGAGCTCTCGGATATATTCTCTTATGACTCTCGTCTTAACCACATTGGTGACTCCAATCATCTACTTCGCGACAAGAATCACTTGGCTAGTTTGTGGGCCTCTATTGGTGGCAGTATTCGGCGTCTATTTCCTACTCATCGCTCTGGCAATTGGCCGGGGAATTCTTACGGCTCCAGAAGATTCAGATGacagtgatgatgatgatggtagCTCTGACGACGCAAGTTCTGTGGGAAGTAGAACAGGGCTACTTGCTGATAACTCTAACACAAACATCAGGCAGCGCCGCAACCGTCAACGGCTTAGCTATCATGGATTCTATCTATCTTTTGGGTTCCTCGCCATATGTCTTGCCGGTTACGTGATTTCGCAGGCGGcaatcaacatcatcgatCAACTTGGTATCTCGGACGTACTCTTCAGCGTCATCAttattgccattgccacTACACTTCCTGAGAAGTTTATTGCTGTCATGAGTGGTTACCGTGGTCACACTGGGATTCTCGTCGCCAACTGCGCTGGTAgcaacatcttcctcctGTCACTTTGCTGCGGCATCATTATGATTGACACAAAGGGAACCTTGAAAGGGGGCAACGTGACTGTCTCAGAACTGGCAGTATTATGGGCTTCAACGGCTGTGTTCACCGCCACAGTCTGGTTTGGCGCCAGGTTTTCTCGCTGGATAGGTGGAGCTATGGTTATCGGATACATTGCATTTATCGTGCTGGAGTTTACTCTAATTCACGGAGTGGCGGGTTAG
- a CDS encoding PLAC8 family domain-containing protein: protein MSAPTDTPIAPVAAPAQAPAQAPVQSSAPAKGGPIDDNDVNHWKERFNDVLSRPGDHINSRSPGGAIGWATHLFDCFNPIDLCLITCCVPCVTFGKVHHRVNKNGNMDGYEPVNTSCLLFCGSGCCGLHWILASMQRASIREKYNLEGNCIEDIAKSFCCGCCNLIQLEKETEHREALLRNGNSEQYKSNTGGMVYPGAN from the exons ATGTCTGCTCCCACTGATACCCCCATTGCTCCTGTTGCAGCTCCTGCTCAGGCTCCTGCTCAGGCACCCGTTCAATCTTCTGCTCCTGCCAAGGGTGGCCCTATCGACGATAACGATGTGAATCACTGGAAGGAGAGATTCAACGATGTCTTGTCTCGACCTGGCGACCACATCAACTCGAGATCACCGGGTGGCGCTATTGGCTGGGCCACGCACCTCTTCGACTGCTTCAACCCCATTGACCTTTGCCTCATCACTTGCTGTGTCCCCTGTGTCACATTCGGCAAGGTTCACCACCGAGTTAACAAGAATGGCAACATGGACGGCTATGAGCCCGTCAACACCTCT TGCCTTCTCTTCTGCGGCTCCGGCTGCTGTGGTCTTCACTGGATCCTCGCCAGCATGCAGCGTGCCTCGATCCGCGAAAAGTACAACCTCGAGGGAAACTGCATCGAGGACATTGCAAAATCTTTTTGCTGTGGTTGCTGCAACCTGATTCAGCTCGAGAAGGAGACGGAGCACCGGGAAGCGCTCTTGAGAAACGGCAACTCGGAGCAGTATAAGTCAAACACTGGCGGCATGGTGTATCCCGGAGCCAACTAA
- a CDS encoding o-Glycosyl hydrolase family 30 domain-containing protein translates to MRSTVIPSLSLVLLFQTAGADTTLSIDPTSNWGTWEGWGVSLAWWAKAFGNRDDLANVFFTRNNQVINGQNLPGLGFNIARYNAGACSTNTYNGSSMVVSSSIKPSRQVDGYWLDWASTDPASSSWNWNVDANQRAMLQKAKANGANIFELFSNSPMWWMCLNHNPSGSGSSDNLQSWNYQNHAVYLANIAQHAQQNWGIQFQSVEAFNEPSSGWGPTGTQEGCHFAVSTMATVIGYLNTELAQRGLSSFVSASDETSYDLAISTWQGLGSSAQNVVKRVNVHGYQGGGGRRDTLYSLVSQAGKRLWNSEYGDADASGKSMYTNLLLDFTWLHPTAWVYWQAIDGSGWGLIVGDNDQLTLSSANPKYFVLAQLTRHIRPGMQILTTPDGNTVAAYDSGSQKLVVVAANWGSAQTITFDLTRAKTAGSNGATVPRWSTQTSGGDQYKSYSDTKINNGKFSVPFSTGQVQTFEISGVVLK, encoded by the coding sequence ATGCGCTCAACTGTCATTCCATCGCTAAGCCTTGTTCTGCTGTTCCAGACAGCTGGGGCCGACACAACACTTTCCATTGATCCCACCTCGAACTGGGGGACATGGGAAGGCTGGGGTGTATCTCTTGCTTGGTGGGCGAAAGCCTTTGGCAACCGCGATGACCTAGCCAATGTCTTCTTCACTAGGAACAACCAAGTCATCAATGGCCAGAACCTGCCGGGCTTGGGCTTCAACATTGCTCGCTATAATGCTGGCGCATGCAGTACCAACACGTATAACGGCTCCAGTATGGTAGTCTCGTCGAGCATCAAGCCGTCTCGGCAGGTTGATGGTTATTGGCTCGATTGGGCCAGCACTGACCCTGCTTCGTCCAGCTGGAACTGGAATGTCGATGCCAACCAGCGAGCAATGTTAcagaaggccaaggcaaatgGCGCAAACATCTTTGAGCTCTTCTCCAATTCGCCTATGTGGTGGATGTGCCTTAATCACAATCCGTCGGGAAGCGGCTCGAGTGATAACCTTCAGTCATGGAACTACCAAAATCACGCTGTTTATCTTGCCAATATTGCTCAACATGCTCAACAAAATTGGGGAATCCAGTTTCAGTCAGTCGAGGCCTTTAACGAGCCTTCGTCGGGCTGGGGACCTACCGGTACTCAAGAGGGCTGCCATTTTGCGGTATCAACGATGGCTACGGTTATCGGTTACTTGAACACTGAGCTTGCGCAACGTGGATTATCGTCATTTGTTTCTGCATCAGATGAAACCAGTTACGACCTGGCCATATCGACTTGGCAGGGTCTAGGCAGCTCTGCGCAGAATGTTGTTAAGCGTGTCAATGTTCATGGCTACCAGGGCGGCGGCGGACGACGTGATACGCTTTACAGTCTTGTAAGTCAAGCCGGGAAGAGACTGTGGAACAGTGAATATGgcgatgcagatgcaagtGGAAAATCGATGTATACAAACCTGCTCCTTGATTTTACCTGGCTCCACCCCACCGCTTGGGTATACTGGCAGGCAATTGACGGTTCAGGTTGGGGACTCATCGTTGGCGATAATGATCAGTTGACACTGTCATCCGCAAACCCTAAGTACTTTGTACTTGCGCAACTCACTCGCCATATCAGGCCCGGCATGCAGATCTTGACCACCCCGGATGGCAACACTGTCGCTGCTTACGACTCTGGTTCTCAAAAGCTCGTCGTTGTTGCTGCAAACTGGGGCAGTGCTCAGACTATCACCTTTGATCTTACTCGTGCCAAGACTGCCGGCAGTAATGGTGCAACAGTGCCACGATGGAGCACTCAGACAAGTGGTGGGGACCAATACAAAAGCTATTCGGATACAAAGATCAATAACGGGAAATTCTCTGTGCCTTTTTCTACTGGGCAAGTGCAGACGTTTGAGATTAGTGGTGTTGTGTTGAAATAA
- a CDS encoding cellulase (glycosyl hydrolase family 5) domain-containing protein, which translates to MKLNIAASALAASSLAAASNSFAGSSLYFLPGLSASDQAYYIDTLASYGAKVVRLWINKHSTGCDKGSNVVTYADDFETTIGSYNWDNLAKVDKVLAQLAAKGMKAIISPHDGNVIHSTSVNTPNGCDIYCTTYRTSFYSNAQAQAQYDARIKAILTYKSPSSGLAWGNWSDAILAFDLQNEPFQFTNDGQNGDPSNWLCGRAQNFKKYITDSNIKVATGGIGGDQVHGYNLLSKALTCSAIDIISIHAYVGDASTWGYLLPGFESTAAANNKLLHVEEWGVQTSYSSNFDAQAASLNAQGIPWTYWQMIPGSDGTQSCSSGCCTGYDGFEVGFNSGKGNLKNAISTANSKTTKQDWSFVGAPPNGGSGTPPPPPSSSSSPPPPPPSSYPKDTCTWGCEGWDCSSSVPCQSAYSCVGGYCKDCTWGCGGWDCSASQPCNADYTCVNGICHHAGPATGKRDLSGTQDLPAVAWVA; encoded by the exons ATGAAGCTCAACATTGCGGCGTCTGCTCTGGCCGCCTCTAGcctcgctgctgcttcaaACTCTTTTGCAGGATCCAGCTTGTATTTCCTTCCTGGACTTTCGGCGTCTGACCAAGCTTATTACATCGACACTCTTGCCAGCTATGGTGCCAAGGTGGTTCGCCTTTGGATCAACAAGCATTCGACTGGTTGTGATAAAGGCAGCAACGTTGTCACGTATGCTGATGATTTCGAAACAACCATTGGATCATACAATTGGGACAATCTCGCAAAGGTTGACAAAGTTCTCGCTCAACTTGCCGCAAAGGGAATGAAAGCTATCATTTCTCCCCATGATGGAAATGTCATTCATTCCACCAGCGTCAATACACCCAACGGCTGTGATATTTATTGCACTACCTACAGGACTTCATTCTATAGCAACGCTCAAGCCCAGGCTCAATACGACGCTCGTATCAAGGCCATCCTGACCTACAAGTCGCCCAGCAGCGGCCTTGCGTGGGGTAACTGGTCTGATGCCATTTTGGCATTTGACCTACAGAACGAACCTTTCCAGTTCACCAACGATGGACAAAACGGCGATCCTTCCAACTGGCTCTGCGGCCGAGCCCAGAACTTCAAGAAGTACATTACGGATTCCAACATCAAGGTCGCAACCGGAGGCATTGGCGGTGACCAGGTCCACGGCTATAACCTCCTCTCCAAGGCTCTGACTTGCTCAGCCATCGACATCATTAGCATCCACGCCTATGTCGGCGATGCTTCTACCTGGGGTTATCTTCTGCCAGGCTTTGAGTCTACCGCCGctgccaacaacaagctTCTCCATGTCGAAGAATGGGGAGTCCAGACCAGTTACAGTTCCAACTTCGACGCCCAAGCTGCCTCTCTTAACGCTCAAGGTATTCCATGG ACTTACTGGCAAATGATCCCAGGTAGCGATGGTACCCAGTCCTGCTCAAGCGGCTGCTGTACCGGCTATGACGGTTTCGAGGTCGGCTTCAACAGTGGAAAGGGAAACCTTAAGAATGCTATTTCGACGGCCAATAGCAAGACGACAAAGCAAGACTGGAGCTTCGTTGGAGCGCCCCCAAATGGAGGCTCTGGcactcctcctccacctccaagCTCTAGCAgttcaccaccacctcctccaccttcATCCTATCCCAAGGATACTTGTACTTGGGG CTGTGAGGGTTGGGACTGTAGCAGTTCCGTTCCTTGCCAATCTGCTTACTCTTGTGTTGGAGGATACTGCAAAGACTGCACCTGGGGATGCGGTGGCTGGGATTGCAGCGCATCTCAGCCTTGTAACGCGGATTATACGTGTGTCAATGGCATCTGTCACCACGCTGGTCCTGCAACCGGCAAGAGGGATTTGTCTGGGACACAGGATCTGCCTGCCGTCGCGTGGGTTGCATAA